The Amphiura filiformis chromosome 15, Afil_fr2py, whole genome shotgun sequence region gatttcttcaacagactaactgttttgttgaaatcattcgtacagtttttacacacaaaCCAGTCACTTGTAAATTAGTGGATTAGGACCTTTTTGCCCCAAGAATTCCACACTAGTTTCTAGAACTACTTATggatatttctttgaaaaaaaatatcgAATCTAGTCGTTGTTGATGTAAGAAACACGTTCTCAATGATCCAGATCAAAATTGTTGTTCATAGAAAATCTAGGACCCCAGGTTTAAAGTCGGTAGCAATATAGTGCTAACCCACATTTCTTTTATGAAGAAAAACAGGGAACATAACATAGCTGTAATCATGCCAATAAGttcatattggtgcaaaaagtacacattattttaataagtacaatataaggattactttttataaaaatggattaagtagttgtccaatctatatgttttaactgcaactgatttgaaaccagtaacaagtgcaCCGAAAAAGGGGGAGGGTTAGTactatattacacccaccccttcatattttaaaatatacGTCAGACCACCCTTTTGAATGTTTGGAGTGACTATTTTCAAACTCGTTTTGTGACGTCGGCCGGGCTCAAGTGGCTAGAtgtgtgcatcacatacaaataACGATACCTGTTAACACCTGGCCAACATATcactaattatctattacacAGTAATGGGAAAACATCGGGTGGATTTTCTCTTATTCAGAACTCGCACATttaaacgccaccaatatcaggtgaaactaaatgatttagatgccaaatgatcaaaaactcaacataggttgccCTGCGACTTTTCTTgctttaacgcactgaaccgttaACACaaaaaatggcagtgcgccctcgaagctgaaagttacaatcagATAGGgccaatatttactaaaaaccgatgccGTGCGAATGTATTGTGGTAATATTCAGTGATTTAAAACCAGtattttcagatgccacacaaacaagGAGAATACATTGCAATACAATTATTGATTTGTTGCTACTAAAGGTGTGACGCACGCTGGCAAGCACTAAGGCTAAGTAGTCATTATAAGCAAACATGGAATTGTtatctagaattattcaaaattatttaattaattaatctaattaattaatacattaaaAGTGacttcattataatttattctgCAGATAAGATCTTTAACTTACATGATGCTGTGAAAGTTCCTTGATATGAATGCAAAGATCATTTTTGTTGCCTTCTATGAAATGTATAAGACGAGTAGAACATTCTCTGAATCCCGTACTATCCTCTGTGGTAACAACTTCCTAAATAATAAGGTTGAAAGAAGGACACGTATTAAGCATGTTGAATAGCCGCAGGTTCAATCCCTCGCAATACATTTatgaatttaacaataatttttaTGGTAAAAATGGCTCATGGCCTAGGAATGACCAGATCGTGAACAAAATAACAGTGCACTACTAGAGATCTCCTCTTGGGCCACTCAAGGAACCTCTTCTACAGTATGATGATGAAAGAAGACGTTGATAAACTCCACTCACAAAGGACTGAGCACCGCGCTGTCTGAGAAACTGTTATAGTCTAGACATGAATCTCAGTGTGACTAAAAGCTAAATACATGCGTTCCCGTTTAGGGTGTCAAAGACAGCAAAAATAAGACAAAAGATAACCTTTAATCACACAGATGTTACTTGATTTCTTAAAACTGCACACATgaaaaggggtacttttcaaAGTCCTTGTACGCGGGTGAtgtacaacttgaaatacaagtgccttACCTCGAACTGAAACACCATAGCACGATTGGGGCCGTACTGTTGTACAATACTCAATAACTTAGTCCagttcataccagggtttaatgtgcatcccccccaggactctaccaaaccaactttttagcttccttttatggtcctataacacgttcaaaatgttaacaaaaataattcccagcactccggccatattcaaggttaaaataatgtcaacacagtggtcaaatagTTGTATCACAaaataggttgtggtcaataggtTGTAATGGGGATTAAACTTTATTGGCCAATTTTGTCATAACCAAGCATGTTAGACAGTGCAAATGATTACTTgtttgacttgtttttacatgacgagcaatttgagaccatttgcgttgaaatcTTTGCttgtaactcaagaacggtatgtcacaggtaggtcaaactatactttttctgaattattGCAATGACAGGAATAATTTGGCGTGCTTGTTAACCAGAGTtgcgcaacttttaaatttgaccACAGTGTTAACTTTTAACCGTGAATATGGCCGAAGTGCCGGGATTTGTTTTTtattaacatcttgaatgtgttataggaccataaaaggaagctaaaaaggtttgtttggtagagtcctggaggatgcacattaaaccctggtatgtacTGGACTAACTTGACAAACAGATCCGTGCAGCAAACAGTCCCAATTAATCTCCCTTTTTAAAGTTTGTGTGAATTGTGTATCATTGGTAATAAGCCATATCCAACACAAACACGTTTTCATGACTGTACAAGTCTTTTAGAGTATATATTGCCATGGTTGCTTACCGAGATCTTGTCTTCTCGAACTGAATACACTCTCACGTCTGTAGCACCAGCGAACAAATCTGGATTCTTCTTCTTCCAAAAGAGTACAGTCCGCTCCTGGCGTTTATTCGTACTCTTTGCATGATGGGTGCAGAAGGCCAATATGGTATGTCGAACTCGTGAACTCTTGACCCCTGCAACCCATTTACCACTCAAATGGGTCATTGATATTTTGATCTGGTTACTCTTCACATCGACTTCGGCTCTGTTCTCAAGAGTAATCCCCCTGTCGTAGATTCTCTTCCATTGCCCGCTGACTGTAACTACCGATGAATAatctaaaatgaataaaatactgtTACACTGGGTCGACAAGTTTCTACATTTCTCGAAATATTCTCTACATTCAAGATCTAAACCCACTTGCACTGTAAAAATTAATTTCAGTATCATGTTCTGCTATATAAGCACATCACAAAAAGTAATGACCCCTTTGATATGAGATTTTAAAACTGAATCAGATTTTATTCTGCAAAGGTTGATACCGCATTTGACTTAATAGCCCAAAATGTGTTGCCAAGGTAACCTAAAGCCATGCGTGATAattacattctctacatgaccAGGCAAGAATGACCAGGTATTCTAGCAACAAAAAACACCAGCTTTGGGTTTTAGTGCAGCTTTTGAACCTGCCTCTTTTTTCATTCGACGGGTCACCATGGTAATAGAGTTTTGGATATGACaagtgaggtatcaaaatttgtagaacaaaactgggtttcattttgctatttcagttcgAAAATTTAATGTATAGAAAAGATCTCATAACATAAGgagtaattattttttttttttttttagatagaGAACTTTGTTCTGCCAACTTTGATTGGGCACGATGCTACTTATTCCACGAAGCTATAGGCATTTGAATgacatgtcaaaattgctctgtatACCTGATAAACCACAACCacagctgattccatttaggtgtaatttgggacatgtgtaaacattacaaatatgccaaaaatcaggttaaaaacccaacaatttcatattataagatcgtacatggcTTTGGTAGTGGTTACATGGAAGCTGGAAAAGTGGTGTCAGGGaataaaatatgaaagataagAATTAGGCCCAGCAGGTGGGTATACTGTTACAAAATGCCTTCTGACAATCAGCGGCTTCGTGAGCTTCTATGGCTAAAGCTAAAGTGGTGTgaacaaatattgaatatttgCATAGCCTATACCGACAAAAATATTTAGATCCATTTTGGCAATTTTGGGATGCTTGAAATTAAACATACACCAAAGCAATGCAGTATAAAATGTTATCTCGAAAAAACGTAATACCGTGCAGATTCTCCTAATAACGCTACTTGACAGAACTGGATTTTTAGGCACAACAAAAAATgtcctcccgtaaaattcccaccaacaAACAAGGGCACGGAACATTCATTCTTTTTAGAATTTCAAAGGAGGGagttctctatttgtacatgaaattaacCAAAGGCAAATCttaggcgaatctttactgtACACTTTCACACCAATTCGAAACGGCAACATACCTGCCTCTGTTGTTTGATACCAGACTGTGAAATTCTCATTCGATTGATGATTAACATAGTGAGGTAACACCAAATGGATTGGTTTAAGGAACTTCTGCTGCGGAAAAGACTCAACTACCACACAAGGTCCCGCTATAGTTTCCTTGTCTTCCAACTGAGGGTAATCTTCTTTTACATCCAAAGTAACTTTAAACTTGATCACGGTGTTTGGTGGAATTGCGTTTGGAGGAACAATCAGTCGACCTATTGTGCCTACAATTTCTACTTCACCTCCTAAAGAATCAATGTAGCAGATGGTAATGATTGGTGAGAATACTCCGTCCGTTTGATGCATGTCCAGAGATGGTACATTTGCGGATGTAGTTAGTCCTTTCTTCATCTTAAATGGTTTTCCAGTGATCAGATGTTTGCTGTACCTATTTTAGCAAAATAAATATTAATCTTTAACATGAATTTTAAATATACATTTGGAGACCAAAACGGGGAAAGAGATCGATTGACATGTACTCCAACCAACACAGACAGAAACAGTGAGGTAGTACCTAGAAAATATATCTTTGGATCAGACTAAACCGCTGTGTACACGAGAAACTTTACTTACATAAGGacatttctatagcgcttttACACACAAAAATCGAGGGATTTGCTTGATCCCTGTTTCAAGACAATCCCTTGAAGAAAAAACATTTGACAACTCTAATATCAGTGCTGAAACTACTTCTTgcgtcggttgccaatagcagttactacccatcaagtgttgataaagacaacaggtgttggtgAAACGTAtacaagtaagtgcaatttcaGTAACAGATACCAAGAGCCTTGTCTAcagagtttactctaccgatcttGATGACTCTTTTCAATCATGGTCAAAGGCTTTGGAAAGATCAAGAAGATATAACTATGTTTTCCATATAATGtctttttattgttgttgttgttgttgttgttgttgttgttgttgttgttgttgttgttgttgttgttgttgttgttgttgttgttgttattattgttattattattattattattattattattattattattattattattattattattattattattattattattattattattattattattattattattatgtattattattattattattattattattattattattattattattattattattattattattattattatttgcaaaatTGAACATGATAAACTCACCCAAAGTATGTGTAGTTATTCTTGTGGCAGAACTGCAGAATGTCAAGAAGACTGTCGTGGTCAACTCTAATTCCAAGAAGTGTCAAGCTTTCGATTCTTCTGGAAGCACGAAGTACCTCAACAAAGCTACTCCATATCTGTACCTTCATTTTAAACGGTATTTTCTTGTTAGTGTCCAAAAGAAGATTCTTCAATGCTGGAAGTTTTGGTATTATATCAACCATTGCGTTGAAACATTCCTCCGGGTCAAGGAAATCATAGATACACAGACTTTGCAATTTCTGTAAAGAGTGCAAGACTTTTCCAAGCTCAACGACTAAGTATGAAGGTAAGTTACGAATTGACAGGCTTATGTTTTTCAACGTATACGTTGTTGTTAAAGCGGCCGCTAAATCCGTGCCAATTTGTTCATATATTTGGTTACCTTTCAAGTTTACTCTTTGTAGACTAGTGGAACTGCAGAGTTTCTTTAAAACATATCTCAATGCTTCCGGTGGTGCATCCATGTCAGATATGTCCAATTCTTGTAGAGGTTTTCCCAATATGGCATCTACCATAACACGTAAACCAGAACCAGCTTTATTGTTCGATACATCGATGACCTGCAGCTTATAAAGTCTTACCAATGGTCCCATTTGGTGTAAATCATGATGATCTAAATGAGTGAAGGGTAATCTCAATACTTCAAGTAATTGCAGGTGACCATTCTCAATGATTCTCATTAAACCACCAAGTTGACCACGAAGGCTTACTCCTTCCAGAACTAAAGATATTAAGTTTGTAAACCTCAATGATTTGAATAACGTTTGAAGATTCATCGACTCATGGAAATCCAACCTATTTTTCAAGGGCACGTATCGTCTGGCGACATTGTCATGAACAATGGTCAAAAGGTTAGTTTCTGCAGACTTGCTTTCTTGTCGATGTGTAGATATAACTTGTAATGCGTTGACTTTGTGGTTTTGCATAAAGTAAGCCAAAGGACCTGTCATGGATAATTGGGAAAGGTGTATACAACTTCTGGGAAATAATGTCATCAAAACCGAATCGAAATCTTCTTGGTACCTGCCTTCAATGTTCAGTTGCAAGCATAATAAAACAAGATTTTCCATAATCATTTCTTTGTCTTCATCATTGACACCGTCGTTTGATTCCTGCTGGAAAATCTCCACGATTCTCTTAATTATCCAAAAACACGCCTTTCTACTTGAAATACATGCTGTCCGAAGAACCCTATGCATACCTATCAGGGACGTGTAATCCAATGCTTCTAATATGTTGGTAAATCTTCGAAGATGTTCAGCGGATAAATTGGCCAAATTGGCGAGATATTCGCCAGCACATTCTTCTTGGAAAGATCTTATCCTAAATGTGTATACACCTTCAAGATTGGAGAGAAATCCTATCTCACACAGAGAATTCAGCTCATTTTCTTCATCTTCCACTTCAAAGTCGGGTTCAGAATCGTTGTCACTTTGGAGAAACCAATCTATTGCATACTTCCCAAGTTTAACCATTATCTTCACGGTCGGAAATGGCAATGGAAATAGCAAAGATATTTCCGACTGGCCTGTAATGTGTGAGATATAAATATCATGTCACTCAGTCAAAATCTTAGTCCAAGAAAAACAATGAATTGTTTATTTAATATTATGAATTTATGAAGTAGATTTGTGTCTTCTaggggttttgtttgtttgtttgtttgtttgtttgtttgtttgtttgtttgtttgtttgttttatatcttcttttgcctgggttactcattcagtggatgttttaaggtatcctctgttcttccatgaggcccaggggtcacattaaaatatacatcaaaatacatcaaaataatgaaacaaaatatttaaatacataggatacataaatatataagcatacacaatcatgaacttaaaatggggaaactaactcatatttacaattataaaatacataaccaACACAGCgcatcaaatttaaatacaaagTACTTTTATCAAATATAAAATTCAGAATTCAGAATTTGCAagcaaaaaacccaacaaaacctGGGAAAGTTTTCAAGAAAGAAATTTCAGATTTCAGATTTCCATTATACTTGCCAAAATACAACATAAAAGACATGTTTTTGAAACTAAATAATTTACACAGTTTAAGATTTAAGACACATTCATCATTTAGTATTTGaattaaataaacatgtttctcaAATTATAAAACAATTGAATATTTAAAACACACTAAAAATTGATACAGTAAGAAATTTCATCAGCATTTTAATTATATATACAcatttgaaaactaaaattttgatTTCAACATCGGCCAAATACAAGCTGAAGGCCATgttcacacaattttttttaaaggtttgCTACTTATTACACAGGTGGTCATATTAAACTATTAAATATTGCTAATATTATTACACACTTAAAACCTTTGTTTTTTAAATGGAAGTATTGGTTGGTATTGGATATTTCAGATCAGATTGCAGATTATTCCATGCTTTGGCCCCCTGAACACGAAAGAACGTCTTCCAGCTTCAGTTCTGGGTTTAAAATTGAGAGCTATATTACCGTGAGAGCTACCTCTTGTATTATGGCCATGATTGTCTCTAATAAGAGTAAAAACATCATTTAGGCCTTCAGGAACAAGCCCGGCTAGGCATTTAAAGACAGTGATACATAAGTTATCATGTCTAGGATCACTTAGGAGCTTCCAACCAAGCCCGTCCCTATAATAAATGAAGAAGGTGTGCGAACAGGGACCCCAGCCCGATTCTGAAGACGTTCTATCCTGTTCTGTAGTGTATATTTGCAGTTACCCCATACAATGTCACAATAACTGAGTCTGGGAAGCACCAGAGCTTTGTAAATAGTATTTAAATTGTCAGCTGAAAGCCATTCTCCAATTCTATATAGAAGAccaattttattttgaaacattACAACAAATTTAATTTATGTGAGGCTCCCAGCACATTTTTTGATCCAGAGTGAGGCTaagtatttacatttatttacagTTTCCAAGACATCattattcaaaaataaactaaGGTCATCAGATTTACTAATATTACGACTTGAGCAAAAGAGCATGGCTTTGGTCTTTTTTGCATTACGAGTGGGTTTATTTCTTTCCATCCACAATGCAATTTGAGAAAGGTCAGAATTGAGATGATCATTAATGTTGTGAACATCTTTGGAAGCGATTGGGTTTTAATTACTATAACTCCAAGGTTACTTCAACACTCCTTGTCTTCAGATTTCATAACCTTTTGTAAAGACCAATACGTTTGATTACGTTGCCTTAAAGATGCAGATACATAAGAACTTTCATATTATcatttttttatcaataaaaactTTTCAACATTACCATTGTTTTCCATTGAAGTGTATCGGTTGCCCTCCTGATATTGCGCTATACCGTCGAGTAGTTGAGCTCCGGTACACATATCGGACCCATGT contains the following coding sequences:
- the LOC140171682 gene encoding uncharacterized protein, producing MHGYQLIFARVTVLVLIACGARGEEEPFQDSAGYIAIPLSLFVLAVIISAIIVRRSSSIRKVLRVLCYPFRICWNCAAMGFTRSEGSLSEEGDPKPMRLKYYGDPMPKIGHQTYNFNKSTSRKTTEQLIGQSAYTDMQSTSLCEGAKLLEDSMKYHDDDDHTNTHGSDMCTGAQLLDGIAQYQEGNRYTSMENNGQSEISLLFPLPFPTVKIMVKLGKYAIDWFLQSDNDSEPDFEVEDEENELNSLCEIGFLSNLEGVYTFRIRSFQEECAGEYLANLANLSAEHLRRFTNILEALDYTSLIGMHRVLRTACISSRKACFWIIKRIVEIFQQESNDGVNDEDKEMIMENLVLLCLQLNIEGRYQEDFDSVLMTLFPRSCIHLSQLSMTGPLAYFMQNHKVNALQVISTHRQESKSAETNLLTIVHDNVARRYVPLKNRLDFHESMNLQTLFKSLRFTNLISLVLEGVSLRGQLGGLMRIIENGHLQLLEVLRLPFTHLDHHDLHQMGPLVRLYKLQVIDVSNNKAGSGLRVMVDAILGKPLQELDISDMDAPPEALRYVLKKLCSSTSLQRVNLKGNQIYEQIGTDLAAALTTTYTLKNISLSIRNLPSYLVVELGKVLHSLQKLQSLCIYDFLDPEECFNAMVDIIPKLPALKNLLLDTNKKIPFKMKVQIWSSFVEVLRASRRIESLTLLGIRVDHDSLLDILQFCHKNNYTYFGYSKHLITGKPFKMKKGLTTSANVPSLDMHQTDGVFSPIITICYIDSLGGEVEIVGTIGRLIVPPNAIPPNTVIKFKVTLDVKEDYPQLEDKETIAGPCVVVESFPQQKFLKPIHLVLPHYVNHQSNENFTVWYQTTEADYSSVVTVSGQWKRIYDRGITLENRAEVDVKSNQIKISMTHLSGKWVAGVKSSRVRHTILAFCTHHAKSTNKRQERTVLFWKKKNPDLFAGATDVRVYSVREDKISEVVTTEDSTGFRECSTRLIHFIEGNKNDLCIHIKELSQHHNIPYTVLKTGGSLSRCHFTIPTKLMKITLKQTPSFTTLVLECAMDSGCGATARSSSVKSDTRSKDEDVAIDIHEETPSSSDIEEISWSSKELSSSDTRISDPDTVKLKLDQTSPSWEKSHTCKVGSDVVTSKTLSISSTNLSELLPKVKEGLYGIVRSQSLPLISVTTVNSLDLIQNKPIQRDIQRISDVSSGDECDRVSTGVPEEAKSLLHKYNQKISKVSTSLAVPPVRKSRRRSSLTSIGPLYSAGGAFSSSSTNDDFVFDFQAQNTTSMNKPSIQLQLQRNLQSLTSHPSRTPQRRRREVKRQKSYDNPITVHEQNPEDEPIETDSLLAGSQESPKRSCCTSRTGWCWF